Proteins encoded in a region of the Sphingomonas sp. HMP9 genome:
- a CDS encoding glycosyltransferase — MRIVDVNEFYSPTGGGVRTYVDRKMGIMADMGHELIVVAPGREDRVEERPGGGRIIYLESPGMPFDRNYGLFWDEGAIHRVLDDLDPDVVECCSPWRPAWFVGDWQGRAVKSFFMHNDNIAAYAQRWFAGVASHDQIERGFGWYSRYMSRFLEKYDVVVTNGPALEKRLRARGVRIDAAMPLGIERGHFSPELRDTRLRAALLRQCGLPEEGMLLLGLGRHHGEKRWPLVVDAVARAGATLPVGLVLIGTGAQSKAIARRIGGSPHIRMFAPVYDRERLARIMASCDALIHGSEAEPFGLVASEAMASGLPLIVPDTGGCAEVADRHASELYAARDAESAAAAIGRLFARDRILLRRAAAVAARHVRSDREHAVELMDYYAGLVAAKQGVRRTA; from the coding sequence TTGAGAATCGTCGACGTCAACGAGTTCTACTCGCCGACCGGCGGCGGCGTGCGGACCTATGTCGACCGGAAGATGGGGATCATGGCGGATATGGGCCATGAGCTGATCGTCGTAGCGCCGGGCAGAGAGGACCGGGTCGAGGAGCGGCCGGGCGGCGGGCGGATCATCTACCTCGAGTCGCCGGGGATGCCGTTCGATCGCAACTACGGGCTGTTCTGGGACGAGGGTGCGATCCACCGCGTGCTCGACGACCTCGACCCGGACGTGGTCGAGTGCTGCTCGCCGTGGCGGCCGGCGTGGTTCGTCGGCGACTGGCAGGGACGCGCGGTAAAGTCCTTCTTCATGCACAACGACAATATCGCGGCCTATGCGCAGCGCTGGTTCGCGGGCGTGGCGAGCCACGACCAGATCGAGCGCGGGTTCGGCTGGTACAGCCGGTACATGAGCCGCTTCCTCGAGAAATACGACGTCGTCGTGACCAACGGCCCGGCGCTCGAGAAGCGATTGCGCGCGCGTGGCGTTAGGATCGACGCGGCGATGCCGCTGGGGATTGAGCGCGGGCATTTCTCGCCCGAGTTGCGCGACACGCGGTTGCGCGCGGCGTTGCTGCGACAATGCGGTTTGCCCGAGGAGGGGATGCTGTTGCTCGGGCTCGGGCGGCATCACGGCGAGAAGCGCTGGCCGCTGGTGGTCGATGCGGTGGCGCGGGCGGGGGCGACTCTGCCGGTCGGGCTGGTGCTGATCGGGACGGGCGCGCAGAGCAAGGCGATCGCGCGGCGGATCGGTGGCTCGCCGCATATCCGGATGTTCGCGCCGGTCTATGATCGCGAGCGGCTCGCGCGGATCATGGCGAGTTGCGATGCGCTGATCCACGGATCGGAAGCCGAGCCGTTCGGGCTGGTCGCGTCAGAGGCGATGGCGTCGGGGCTGCCGCTTATCGTGCCGGATACGGGCGGGTGCGCGGAGGTGGCGGACCGTCATGCCAGCGAGCTGTACGCGGCGCGCGATGCGGAGAGCGCGGCGGCGGCGATCGGCCGGTTGTTCGCGCGCGACCGCATTTTGCTGCGGCGCGCGGCGGCGGTGGCGGCGCGGCACGTCCGCAGCGACCGCGAGCATGCGGTCGAACTCATGGACTATTATGCGGGGCTGGTCGCGGCGAAGCAGGGCGTGCGACGTACAGCGTGA
- a CDS encoding DUF2029 domain-containing protein, which translates to MLLMLAALAILFIALALLRPVDHDESQYVAAAALAAHGLLPYRDFAYLQTPLQPYLFAPVALVAGPWTWPALRILNALLGVATIACVHAAARTVGAKPKAALVAAALFASCDILLFSIGTARNDALPAALLAAALPLIVRPATTRTTAALAGFLLASAAAAKISYAFPALAYGLYALVDRRHRPVAILLGTLPVVAFVGWTYAGSPAGFVFGTLTFPARGPAEYYALRPWKMSFPAKAIDTLKFLSLGAALPALALVARDAWRRRTMGLLDALILAGLVAALLPFPTWRQYLLPALPALFVRLSLVPLPSRAWRIAFAIFATAGLAPSIAALADAEGLSLTEALREGQAIGRTLDHHGLAGPIATLSPQILPAAHRLPAPAFATGPFYFRSTNLLDASQEHALHLVSGARPELDGSTILTGGEGPATSGDASLDRVLATAALRAGYVAIAVPGTRFTLYVARPASPRPAPHNSP; encoded by the coding sequence ATGCTTTTGATGCTCGCAGCGCTGGCGATCCTCTTCATCGCGCTCGCCCTCCTCCGCCCGGTCGACCACGACGAGAGCCAATATGTCGCCGCCGCCGCGCTCGCTGCCCACGGCCTGCTCCCCTATCGGGACTTCGCCTACCTCCAGACCCCGCTCCAGCCCTATCTCTTCGCACCCGTCGCGCTCGTCGCCGGCCCCTGGACCTGGCCGGCGCTCCGCATCCTCAACGCGCTGCTCGGCGTCGCGACGATCGCCTGCGTCCACGCCGCCGCCCGCACCGTCGGCGCCAAACCCAAGGCCGCGCTCGTCGCGGCAGCGCTGTTCGCGAGCTGCGACATCCTCCTCTTCAGCATCGGCACCGCGCGCAACGACGCGCTCCCCGCCGCGCTGCTCGCCGCCGCCCTCCCCCTGATCGTCCGCCCCGCCACGACCCGCACCACCGCCGCGCTCGCCGGTTTCCTGCTCGCCAGCGCCGCCGCCGCGAAGATCTCCTACGCGTTCCCGGCGCTGGCCTACGGCCTCTACGCGCTGGTCGACCGCCGCCACCGCCCCGTCGCGATCCTGCTTGGCACGCTTCCGGTGGTCGCTTTCGTCGGCTGGACCTATGCCGGCAGCCCGGCCGGGTTCGTGTTCGGCACGCTCACCTTCCCGGCGCGCGGCCCCGCCGAATATTACGCGCTGCGCCCGTGGAAGATGTCCTTCCCGGCCAAGGCGATCGACACGCTCAAGTTCCTCTCGCTCGGCGCGGCCCTGCCCGCGCTCGCGCTGGTCGCCCGCGACGCATGGCGCCGCCGCACAATGGGATTGCTGGATGCGCTGATCCTTGCCGGACTGGTCGCCGCACTCCTGCCGTTCCCGACCTGGCGGCAATATCTCCTCCCCGCCCTGCCGGCGCTGTTCGTCCGCCTGTCGCTGGTCCCGCTCCCGAGCCGCGCGTGGCGAATCGCGTTCGCGATCTTCGCCACCGCCGGTCTCGCCCCCTCGATCGCAGCCCTGGCGGATGCGGAAGGCCTGTCACTCACCGAGGCACTCCGCGAAGGCCAAGCGATCGGTCGCACGCTCGACCACCACGGCCTTGCAGGCCCGATCGCGACGCTTTCGCCGCAAATCCTTCCCGCAGCACATCGCCTGCCGGCCCCCGCCTTCGCCACCGGACCCTTTTATTTCCGCAGCACGAACCTGCTCGACGCGTCCCAGGAACATGCGCTCCACCTGGTCTCCGGCGCACGCCCGGAACTCGACGGATCGACGATCCTCACCGGCGGCGAAGGCCCGGCGACCAGCGGCGATGCCAGTCTGGACCGCGTGCTTGCCACCGCCGCACTCCGCGCCGGCTACGTCGCGATCGCGGTCCCCGGCACTCGCTTCACGCTGTACGTCGCACGCCCTGCTTCGCCGCGACCAGCCCCGCATAATAGTCCATGA
- the ubiG gene encoding bifunctional 2-polyprenyl-6-hydroxyphenol methylase/3-demethylubiquinol 3-O-methyltransferase UbiG, which translates to MAADWWDPKGSSAPLHKLNPPRLRYIREQVDAHWSGDGSSFTPLAGKSALDVGCGAGLLCEPLARLGAAVTGIDAAPENIAVAEVHAAQSGLAIDYRAGGVEGLVGQYDLVTSLEVIEHVSDPAGFVRGLSRVLADGGLLILSTPNRTPLSRIAMITVAEGTGRIPKGTHDWNKFLTPEELTALLKDAGLRVTDTRGLSFSPATGFTLSDSTSLDYFLTAVKA; encoded by the coding sequence ATGGCGGCGGACTGGTGGGATCCGAAGGGCTCGTCAGCCCCCTTGCACAAGCTGAACCCGCCGCGCCTGCGCTATATCCGCGAGCAGGTCGACGCGCATTGGAGCGGCGACGGGTCGAGCTTCACGCCGCTGGCGGGCAAGAGCGCGCTCGACGTCGGTTGCGGCGCGGGGCTGCTGTGCGAACCGCTCGCGCGGCTCGGCGCGGCGGTGACCGGGATCGACGCGGCGCCCGAGAATATCGCGGTGGCGGAGGTCCATGCGGCGCAAAGCGGCCTCGCGATCGATTATCGCGCGGGCGGCGTCGAGGGGCTCGTCGGGCAGTATGATCTGGTCACTAGCTTAGAAGTGATCGAGCATGTCAGCGATCCGGCGGGCTTCGTCCGCGGCCTGTCGCGCGTACTGGCGGACGGGGGGCTGCTGATCCTGTCGACGCCGAACCGCACGCCGTTGTCGCGGATCGCGATGATCACCGTGGCGGAGGGCACCGGGCGCATTCCGAAGGGCACGCACGACTGGAACAAGTTCCTGACGCCCGAGGAACTGACCGCGCTGCTGAAGGACGCCGGGCTCCGCGTGACGGACACGCGGGGGCTGAGCTTCTCGCCGGCGACCGGGTTCACGCTGAGTGATTCGACGAGCCTCGATTATTTCCTGACTGCGGTAAAAGCCTGA
- a CDS encoding aspartate kinase: MARIVMKFGGTSMAGIERIRNVAARVKREVDAGNQVAVVVSAMAGETDRLVGFCREASSLYDAKEYDVVVSAGEQITSGLLAIALQAAGCKARSWLGWQLPINTSDAHGSARIGEIDTAALDASLADGIVAVIPGFQGVADGQRVTTLGRGGSDTSAVAIAAAMKADRCDIYTDVDGVYTTDPRIVPRARKLGKVTYEEMLELASVGAKVLQTRSVGLAMKENVRVRVLSSFEDGDTNDGHRGTLIVGEEEIDDMERQLITGIAHDKNEAKITLTQVSDRPGSVAAIFAPLADGGINVDMIVQNVAHSTGSTDVTFTVPAADLARSLDILDKAKDAIGYATIVHDTRVAKVSVVGVGMRSHAGVASTMFTTLGERGINIQAIATSEIKVSVLIEEDYTELAVRVLHTAYGLDAEDAA; the protein is encoded by the coding sequence ATGGCCCGTATCGTGATGAAATTCGGTGGCACGTCGATGGCGGGTATCGAGCGTATCCGCAACGTCGCGGCGCGCGTGAAGCGCGAAGTCGATGCGGGCAACCAGGTCGCCGTCGTCGTCTCGGCGATGGCGGGCGAGACCGATCGGCTGGTCGGCTTCTGCCGCGAAGCCTCGTCGCTGTACGATGCCAAGGAATATGACGTCGTCGTCTCCGCGGGCGAGCAGATTACGAGCGGCTTGCTCGCGATCGCGCTCCAGGCGGCGGGCTGCAAGGCGCGCTCGTGGCTCGGCTGGCAGTTGCCGATCAACACGTCGGATGCGCACGGCTCGGCACGGATCGGCGAGATCGACACCGCCGCGCTCGACGCGAGCCTTGCGGACGGTATCGTTGCCGTGATCCCCGGTTTCCAGGGCGTGGCGGACGGGCAGCGCGTCACCACCTTGGGGCGTGGCGGTTCGGACACGTCGGCGGTCGCGATCGCGGCGGCGATGAAGGCGGATCGCTGCGACATCTATACCGATGTCGACGGCGTCTACACCACCGACCCCCGAATCGTCCCTCGCGCGCGGAAGCTCGGCAAGGTGACGTATGAGGAGATGCTGGAACTCGCCAGCGTCGGCGCCAAGGTGCTGCAGACCCGGTCTGTCGGCCTGGCGATGAAAGAGAATGTGCGCGTGCGCGTGCTGTCCTCGTTCGAGGATGGCGATACAAATGACGGACATCGTGGCACGTTGATCGTGGGCGAAGAGGAAATCGACGATATGGAACGCCAGCTCATCACCGGCATCGCGCACGATAAGAATGAGGCGAAGATCACGTTGACGCAGGTCAGCGATCGCCCCGGCTCGGTCGCGGCGATCTTCGCGCCGCTCGCCGATGGCGGCATCAATGTCGACATGATCGTGCAGAACGTCGCGCATTCGACTGGCTCGACCGACGTCACCTTCACCGTGCCCGCCGCGGACCTCGCGCGCTCGCTCGATATCCTCGACAAGGCGAAGGACGCGATCGGCTATGCGACGATCGTCCACGACACGCGCGTCGCCAAGGTCTCGGTGGTCGGCGTCGGGATGCGCAGCCATGCGGGCGTCGCCTCGACGATGTTCACGACGCTGGGCGAGCGCGGGATCAACATCCAGGCGATCGCGACCTCGGAGATCAAGGTCAGCGTGCTGATCGAGGAGGATTATACCGAGCTCGCGGTGCGCGTGCTGCACACCGCCTACGGGCTCGATGCCGAGGATGCGGCTTGA
- a CDS encoding NAD(P)H-dependent flavin oxidoreductase produces the protein MTIGSDRLQRRMARGAEFLGSEVAILGGAMSWVSERHLVSAISNAGGFGVIACGAMTPALLDTEIAATRALTDKPFGVNLITMHPALFELVAVCAKHKVGHVVLAGGLPPKGSIEAIKETGAKLIAFSPALALAKKLIRSGVDALVIEGMEAGGHIGPVSTSVLAQEMLPEIAEQVPVFVAGGIGRGEAIAGYLDMGAAGVQLGTLFVCATESIAHANFKKAFIRASARDAIASVQIDARLPVIPVRALKNASSELFTAKQREVAGHLDGGRVEMAEAQLQIEHYWAGALRRAVIDGDIEHGSVMAGQSVGMVKREEPVADIIGGLMAQAAAALEARAA, from the coding sequence ATGACCATCGGTAGCGACCGGCTTCAGCGCCGCATGGCGCGCGGCGCGGAATTCCTCGGGTCCGAGGTCGCCATCCTCGGCGGCGCGATGTCGTGGGTGTCCGAGCGGCATCTCGTCTCCGCGATTTCCAACGCGGGCGGGTTCGGCGTGATCGCGTGCGGGGCGATGACGCCCGCGTTGCTCGACACCGAGATCGCCGCGACCAGGGCGCTGACGGACAAGCCGTTCGGCGTGAACCTGATCACGATGCACCCTGCGCTGTTCGAACTGGTCGCGGTCTGCGCCAAGCACAAGGTCGGCCATGTCGTGCTCGCCGGTGGCCTGCCGCCCAAGGGCAGCATCGAGGCGATCAAGGAGACGGGGGCCAAGCTCATCGCGTTCTCGCCCGCGCTGGCGCTCGCGAAAAAGCTGATTCGCAGCGGCGTCGACGCGCTGGTGATCGAGGGCATGGAAGCCGGCGGGCATATCGGCCCGGTCTCGACCAGCGTGCTCGCGCAGGAGATGCTGCCCGAGATCGCCGAGCAGGTGCCTGTGTTCGTCGCGGGCGGGATCGGCCGCGGCGAGGCGATTGCGGGCTATCTCGACATGGGTGCGGCGGGCGTCCAGCTCGGCACGCTGTTCGTGTGCGCGACCGAATCGATCGCGCACGCCAATTTCAAGAAGGCGTTCATCCGGGCCTCGGCGCGCGATGCGATCGCCAGTGTGCAGATCGACGCGCGGCTTCCGGTCATTCCGGTCCGCGCGCTGAAGAACGCGTCGAGCGAGCTGTTCACCGCCAAGCAGCGTGAAGTCGCCGGTCATCTGGATGGCGGCCGCGTGGAAATGGCCGAGGCGCAGTTGCAGATCGAGCATTACTGGGCAGGCGCGCTGCGCCGCGCGGTGATCGACGGCGATATCGAGCATGGCTCGGTGATGGCGGGCCAGTCGGTCGGCATGGTCAAGCGCGAGGAGCCGGTCGCGGACATCATTGGCGGGCTGATGGCGCAGGCCGCGGCGGCGCTGGAAGCGCGCGCGGCCTGA
- a CDS encoding YbgC/FadM family acyl-CoA thioesterase: MAEVSDRPAEGRFEGREHRFPVRVYFEDTDLSGAVYHANYLRYMERARSDMLRLGGIDQRGTFEAGEGSYAIASVAIRYAAPARLDDALLVVSRIMQVRAAGVAIHQRVMRDGLVLAEADVVAALVAPNGRPRRQPRAWIDIYERLVWQGEA, from the coding sequence ATGGCTGAGGTTTCAGATCGTCCGGCGGAAGGCCGCTTCGAAGGGCGCGAGCACCGGTTTCCGGTGCGCGTCTATTTCGAGGACACCGATCTGTCGGGTGCGGTTTATCACGCCAACTACCTGCGCTACATGGAGCGCGCGCGCTCGGATATGCTGCGGCTCGGCGGGATCGACCAGCGCGGCACGTTCGAGGCGGGCGAGGGCTCCTATGCGATCGCCAGCGTCGCGATCCGTTACGCGGCCCCGGCCCGGCTCGACGACGCGCTGCTGGTCGTCTCGCGGATCATGCAGGTGCGCGCGGCCGGGGTCGCCATTCATCAGAGAGTCATGCGCGACGGGCTTGTCTTGGCCGAGGCGGACGTGGTGGCGGCATTGGTCGCCCCCAACGGTCGCCCGCGCCGCCAGCCGCGCGCTTGGATCGATATTTACGAACGCCTTGTCTGGCAGGGGGAAGCATGA
- the tolQ gene encoding protein TolQ yields MNPVLTMDSATLSPIHLFLQADWVVKGVMIGLLLASIWTWALIVAFWRRIGKTRKNMTRFERDFWKAEDIDVFYKAEGESELPSARVFAAGVTEWRRSTAGGTIDKSGTRERLATTMGAAVAGEIDKLSDRLNVLATVGSVAPFVGLFGTVWGIMRSFTSIAAAQNTSLAVVAPGIAEALFATAIGLFAAIPAVIAYNRFSHGINRIEASLNRFADGFHTTLSRQLDGSR; encoded by the coding sequence ATGAATCCGGTGTTGACTATGGATAGCGCGACGCTGTCGCCGATCCACTTGTTCCTCCAGGCCGACTGGGTGGTGAAGGGCGTGATGATCGGGCTGTTGCTCGCCAGCATCTGGACCTGGGCGCTGATCGTCGCGTTCTGGCGGCGGATCGGCAAGACGCGCAAGAACATGACCCGGTTCGAGCGCGATTTCTGGAAGGCCGAGGATATCGACGTCTTCTACAAGGCGGAGGGCGAAAGCGAGCTGCCGTCGGCGCGCGTGTTCGCGGCGGGCGTGACCGAGTGGCGGCGCTCGACCGCGGGCGGCACGATCGACAAGAGCGGCACGCGCGAGCGGCTGGCGACGACGATGGGCGCCGCGGTCGCGGGCGAGATCGACAAGCTGTCGGATCGGCTGAATGTGCTTGCGACGGTCGGATCGGTCGCGCCGTTCGTCGGGCTGTTCGGTACCGTCTGGGGAATCATGCGCAGCTTCACCAGCATCGCCGCGGCCCAGAACACGTCGCTCGCGGTGGTCGCTCCGGGCATTGCGGAAGCGCTGTTCGCGACTGCGATCGGGTTGTTCGCGGCAATTCCGGCCGTGATTGCGTACAACCGCTTCAGCCACGGCATCAACCGGATCGAGGCGAGCCTGAACCGCTTCGCGGACGGTTTCCACACGACGCTCTCGCGCCAATTGGACGGCTCGCGATGA
- the tolR gene encoding protein TolR gives MAMNLPSSRGRGRRAPMADINVTPLVDVMLVLLIIFMVTAPLMTAGVPVNLPDARAKALDQEQKPVEISMDETGALFIDKDQVTDDALPIRLASIAASRAVGDEPQVLLRADRKLDYGRVMRVMGELNRAGLNRVALVTVEGNQN, from the coding sequence GTGGCGATGAACCTGCCTTCTTCCCGCGGGCGCGGTCGGCGCGCGCCGATGGCGGATATCAACGTCACGCCGCTGGTCGACGTGATGCTGGTGCTGCTGATCATCTTCATGGTGACCGCGCCGCTGATGACTGCGGGCGTGCCGGTGAACCTGCCCGACGCGCGCGCCAAGGCGCTCGACCAGGAGCAGAAGCCCGTCGAGATCTCGATGGACGAGACCGGCGCGCTGTTCATCGACAAGGATCAGGTCACCGACGATGCGCTGCCGATTCGGCTCGCGTCGATCGCCGCCAGCCGCGCGGTCGGCGACGAGCCGCAAGTGTTGCTGCGTGCGGATCGGAAACTCGATTACGGCCGCGTGATGCGCGTGATGGGCGAACTCAACCGCGCCGGGCTGAACCGGGTCGCGCTGGTGACCGTCGAGGGTAATCAGAACTGA
- a CDS encoding cell envelope biogenesis protein TolA produces the protein MDRSEKIGLGVALVGHVVLFGLLSVGFLDAPEPPKIQQQPIDVSLVPDVALEATAPQSTEAPSQSIAPDEGAPEDAAPPAPQEAEPEPTPDPVPPAPQPKPAPPKPQPAPEPAPKPQPKPKPAPPKPAAKPAPVAKPVVKPQPKPAKAPPTKSAPAKSAPAKSVPTKAAAKPSAAPAKTSSTSGKTSSASSAKPAKPSSTKGSGSTAEAKTSRPRGSRLGDNFLKGLSADPSPSKSEAPKAAKLGAQAAANIGSAILRQVQPCANRQVTPGPGAERIRVTINLKLNRDGSLKSRPTISGHAGVDDDNRRYVDRVDDLAIATFVGCSPLRGLPDDLYDVQNGWSNFSLRYKLPG, from the coding sequence ATGGATCGCTCGGAGAAGATCGGCTTAGGCGTCGCGCTGGTCGGGCATGTCGTGCTGTTCGGCCTGCTGTCGGTCGGGTTTCTCGATGCGCCCGAACCGCCAAAAATCCAGCAGCAGCCGATCGACGTGAGCCTCGTGCCCGACGTCGCGCTGGAGGCGACTGCGCCGCAATCGACCGAGGCGCCCTCGCAATCGATCGCGCCGGACGAGGGCGCGCCCGAGGACGCAGCGCCGCCGGCGCCGCAAGAGGCCGAGCCCGAGCCGACGCCCGATCCCGTGCCGCCGGCGCCGCAGCCGAAGCCCGCGCCGCCCAAGCCGCAGCCGGCGCCAGAACCCGCGCCGAAACCGCAGCCCAAACCCAAGCCTGCGCCGCCGAAGCCCGCTGCGAAGCCGGCGCCGGTCGCCAAGCCTGTTGTGAAGCCGCAGCCCAAGCCTGCGAAAGCGCCGCCTACCAAGTCTGCGCCAGCCAAGTCTGCACCGGCGAAGTCTGTGCCCACCAAGGCCGCAGCGAAGCCGAGCGCTGCGCCGGCCAAGACGTCCTCCACGTCGGGCAAGACGTCGTCCGCGTCATCGGCCAAGCCCGCCAAACCGTCCTCCACCAAGGGCAGCGGCTCGACCGCGGAGGCCAAAACGTCGCGGCCACGCGGCTCGCGGCTCGGCGACAATTTCTTGAAGGGGCTGTCCGCCGATCCGTCGCCGAGCAAGTCGGAAGCGCCCAAGGCCGCCAAGCTCGGCGCGCAGGCGGCGGCCAATATCGGCTCGGCGATCCTGCGGCAGGTGCAGCCCTGCGCCAACCGCCAGGTCACGCCGGGGCCGGGGGCGGAGCGGATCCGCGTCACGATCAACCTCAAGCTCAACCGCGACGGTTCGCTCAAGTCGCGTCCGACCATCAGCGGTCATGCCGGCGTCGACGACGACAACCGGCGCTATGTCGACCGCGTCGACGATCTGGCGATCGCGACCTTTGTCGGGTGCTCGCCGCTGCGCGGTTTGCCCGACGACCTGTATGATGTGCAGAATGGCTGGAGCAATTTCAGCCTGCGCTACAAACTTCCCGGCTGA
- the tolB gene encoding Tol-Pal system beta propeller repeat protein TolB: MLAFVCGSASAQDAPAPASQQAPADPAAPAPAGDQSGGLVVDVTGGISAPMPIAIPVMPTAAVVSTPAGSTDVLGRQLADIVTNDLRNSGLFTPLAPGQLRPITFPEVTAPGFEYWGSTGAQALVQGFIRATGDGNLTVGCYLYDVSSKAELTRSGFVVSPSDWRRAGHKCADMVYTRLTGEGAYFDSRVVYVSETGPKGRRIKRLAIMDQDGANHRFLTNGQSIVLTPRFAPNQQSIVYMSYLNNRPAIYVYDIGSGKQRLVVANANLTFAPRFSPDGRNILFSMAQGGNTDVYRVSSQGGTPQRLTNSPGIDTGGSYSPDGSRIVFESDRSGGQQIYVMNADGSNQQRISFGGGRYATPVWSPRGDLIAFTKLGGGFRIGIMSPSGGGEKLLTNDWQDEGPSWSPNGRVINFYRSGRGSGGKADLWSVDLTGVNERKIPTPLDGSDPAWGPLRP; encoded by the coding sequence TTGCTCGCATTCGTCTGTGGGAGTGCCAGCGCGCAGGACGCCCCCGCGCCCGCCTCGCAACAGGCCCCTGCCGACCCCGCTGCGCCCGCACCAGCCGGCGACCAGTCCGGCGGACTCGTGGTCGACGTCACCGGCGGCATCTCCGCGCCGATGCCGATCGCGATTCCCGTCATGCCGACCGCCGCGGTCGTGTCCACACCGGCCGGCTCGACCGACGTGCTCGGCCGCCAGCTCGCCGACATCGTCACCAACGATCTGCGCAATTCAGGGCTCTTCACGCCGCTGGCGCCGGGCCAGCTGCGCCCGATCACCTTCCCCGAAGTGACCGCGCCGGGGTTCGAGTATTGGGGCAGCACGGGCGCGCAGGCGCTGGTGCAGGGCTTCATCCGCGCGACCGGCGACGGCAATCTGACGGTCGGCTGCTATCTGTACGACGTCTCGTCCAAGGCCGAACTGACGCGGAGCGGGTTCGTCGTGTCGCCGTCCGACTGGCGCCGTGCCGGGCATAAATGCGCCGACATGGTCTATACCCGGCTGACCGGTGAGGGCGCGTATTTCGACAGCCGCGTCGTCTATGTGTCCGAAACCGGACCCAAGGGCCGCCGGATCAAGCGGCTCGCGATCATGGATCAGGACGGCGCCAACCACCGCTTCCTGACCAACGGCCAGTCGATCGTGCTGACGCCGCGCTTCGCGCCGAACCAGCAGTCGATCGTCTATATGAGCTATCTCAACAACCGCCCGGCGATCTACGTCTACGATATCGGCTCGGGGAAGCAGCGCCTCGTGGTGGCAAACGCCAACCTGACCTTCGCGCCGCGCTTCTCGCCCGATGGCCGCAACATCCTGTTCTCGATGGCGCAGGGCGGCAACACCGACGTGTACCGCGTGTCGTCGCAAGGCGGCACGCCGCAGCGGCTGACGAATTCGCCGGGGATCGATACCGGCGGCAGCTATTCGCCCGACGGCAGCCGAATCGTGTTCGAGAGCGATCGGTCGGGCGGGCAGCAGATCTACGTGATGAACGCCGACGGATCGAACCAGCAGCGGATCAGCTTTGGCGGCGGCCGCTATGCGACGCCGGTGTGGAGCCCGCGCGGCGACCTGATCGCGTTCACCAAGCTCGGCGGCGGGTTCCGGATCGGCATCATGAGCCCGAGCGGCGGCGGCGAGAAGCTGCTGACCAACGACTGGCAGGACGAGGGGCCGAGCTGGTCGCCGAACGGGCGGGTGATCAACTTCTATCGCTCGGGACGCGGCAGTGGCGGCAAGGCGGATCTCTGGTCGGTCGACCTGACCGGAGTCAACGAGCGCAAGATCCCGACGCCGCTCGACGGCTCTGATCCGGCCTGGGGCCCGCTGCGGCCCTAA
- the pal gene encoding peptidoglycan-associated lipoprotein Pal, producing the protein MSKLSNILLACTALIAVAGCSKKRPEVLPPAPVDNSGAVDPNAGMNNGNVGGAIVPGSDADFQRSVNSNTVNFGLDMYDIDPTARAILDSQAQWLAKFPNQRITIEGHADERGTREYNLALGDRRANATKNYLAARGVSSSRMTTISYGKERPVAMGSDDQSWAANRRAVTVVLN; encoded by the coding sequence ATGTCGAAGCTTTCCAACATCTTGCTTGCATGCACCGCATTGATCGCTGTCGCCGGCTGTTCGAAGAAGCGCCCCGAGGTGTTGCCGCCCGCACCGGTGGACAATAGCGGAGCGGTCGATCCCAACGCGGGGATGAACAACGGCAATGTCGGCGGCGCGATCGTGCCCGGCTCGGATGCCGACTTCCAGCGCTCGGTGAACTCGAACACGGTGAACTTCGGGCTCGACATGTACGACATCGATCCGACCGCGCGTGCGATCCTCGACAGCCAGGCGCAGTGGCTGGCCAAGTTCCCGAACCAGCGGATCACGATCGAAGGCCATGCCGACGAGCGCGGCACGCGCGAATACAACCTCGCGCTCGGCGATCGTCGTGCGAATGCGACGAAGAACTATCTGGCGGCGCGCGGCGTGTCGTCGTCGCGGATGACGACGATCAGCTATGGCAAGGAGCGCCCGGTCGCGATGGGCTCGGACGACCAGAGCTGGGCGGCGAACCGTCGCGCGGTTACGGTGGTGCTGAACTGA